A region of the Arachis hypogaea cultivar Tifrunner chromosome 15, arahy.Tifrunner.gnm2.J5K5, whole genome shotgun sequence genome:
GTAGCCTCTCGTTTTCGTCGAGGAGCTCCGCCGGGGCTCGCGACGGCGAAGAGCTCGACGATATCACCTGCTCGTCGCCGGAGTTAGACGGTGATATTATCGGCATCGCCGTGGGTATGGCGGTCAACGGCATCGGAGAAGGAACCGCGACGGTGGCGGTGGCAATCCCGGCAGCCGTGGGAGACGGCGACGGTGACGGCGTGGAGATCTTCCGGCGCTGAATCTCGCAGAGGAGGCGCTTCTCTCCCCGGCGGAAACAGTCGTTGGAGAATTCCCACCGATCAGGTACAACTTTTCTAAAGCCCTGCACAAAAACATGAAATTCCAGAAGATttaggaaataaaataacaataacaggaatctttaaaagaaagaaaagaaaggagtaaAAGAATTACATAGGTGTTGAGCTGGCGAACAAAGCTGGAGAAATTGTTGTGCTTGAAATACTTAGGGAGAAGGTCTCTGGCGAAGACGGTAGGATTCCAGACGATGAAGGTGGATCCGTCGTCGTTCCAGGAGATGACGTCATCAATGGACTGGTCCTCAACGAGCTGGTAGGTCTTAGTTAGAAAGGGAGTCGGAATGGATCTCTGAGACTCACCGCCGGTAGCGGGGGAATCGGAGGTGTCCACCGGCGTGGGTGGAGGCGGAGTCATGGAGGAGtcggatgagagagagagaaagaggtgaTTCTAGAAGGTTCCGATGTgagggaataataataataaaaggagggaatgaaggggagagagagaaagatggAGAGAAGGATAGGGGGGTCAGGGGTGGGAAACAAAAAGGAAGGGGCGAGAAGGTACTGCGTTACGTCTTATGTCGAGAAAGTTCCGTGTGAAAGGATTTGTTTACCGCATTTGTCTCCGAGTGACGTACGTTATGTGAGGGTCTTGCTAACTCTTTTTAACTGCGATCCTTGTAATATGAGTTACACGCCTCTTTTTGCCACCCAAGAAACTTCTACACATTCTTAGCCACCAAATTTATTTAATCCACCTCACTCATCAACTATCACAATAACCATACATACAACGCCATCATTTAAATTCTTTCATAATTCATATACCTTATGAGAAGTTTCAAGTGTACCCATACTGTactattttaatgaattttaatagttaattttaattataaaaaatatatataatatatataattaagattaaaaattaaaatttattaaaatattgatatatcaatatatttaaaaatttttaatttagtttaattttaaagcCAATcatatcaattttattatttattttctgaatttttataataaaaatattaaatgttaatGTTTTTTTATTAACATTATTTAGTATACttaatcaatattttattttttatattattaagatttaaaattttaaaattataatttaatacttaaaagttaagatatttaaatattgaatATTAATAAATCgtgattattaaaaataaaataaaaaatacatgatCAAATAGATGATAAAAAAGTTCCTCTAGAAACTAAAGAAATTTATATATCTTTGTTCTTGCTCTTATCTTTCAAAATTCTTAGAAATAGAATTTTAGATCTAATCTCAAACTGAGTAGTTCAACTTAATAGAtacttagtttaaattaaaatttaattttttttaatatatgtaaCTGCTAAAAATAACAGAATGAAGCGGATAGATAGATTTAAGCTAGTAAGATCGTTCATCTAATCGATCACAAagatatactaaaaattattttttgtgtattgtgtttggatataATATACAAGACACTAGTATAATATCTAATATTATGTTTGAATACACataaataagactaaaatattatttgaaatgactaaaataattatgtgattttaaattttttacatcaaatataaattaatttaataaaaaatgagagtacCATAGGAGTACAgacaaaacttgaaaaaaatatttgaagaggcaaaaaattttaataaaaaaatatataataatatttatattaaaataaaatttataaatataattattttatttttaaatttattattaatatgtaagaataaatatggttaagattaacaaaaagaataaatctgagtttgattaataaaaaattttgtttaagttaataagccaaattaattttaaataaaaaattaatttaaaagaatccGTTTTTGcatgaaaaaaattagtttttgcacataaaatttttatttagaaaattaattttttttaatctaaaaactgatttttttttcaaaaaaattgattttttttaaattatataaaattaattacaacttataaattattttttagtattttaaaagatcaattttacttttgataatatttatcttttaaaaattttaagactaattatttttattacaaatcaaataatataatacaaaGTTAAAATGATATTGAAGTAAAAATGATAAGAAGGAAAGAATTATTCACCCctaataaaaaattctataaaaataaaagagtacttgaaaaagaaagagatagagaaagagcaggaaaaggaaaaataaaaaagagataatagtagaataataaaaaatatctatgaataaaaaaaacaaaatttataaaaaaatttgtgtcCATTCTTTTAAATTTCGTATCCATCATTATCATATCCCctatttttaaatactttttaaacATATATTGTCTATGTATTTGTGTCCTGTCTCCAAAAATAAATACTACCTAAGATATTTTGATTGATAAAAACAAAGTTGCTTTTCAATATCAATTTCGCTAGATAGATAAAAGATAAGAgttgtaaacaatgtgaataccAGATTATATCCAAatttaataacatttttatttatttttacttttatctaTCCTAAATTCTAAATAGATATTAGAATGTCAAATGGATTTTCTATTTACATTATATATACGTATTTCTGCTTTTTAAGGTAAGTTCTAGATCTTTGTTTTATAAAAAGAGAAATTATAGAATATGAAGCCCCACAATCCCAGACACTCTTACTAAGCAACAGTGATATTTCTCCTCAAAGGCTATGGCGGGAGAGAAAGAGAAGGCTAGCTAGGTTTCTTTTGATTTCACTCCAACTATCTATTCTTAGGATTATAggatataatttttaaagaattttatatttattatatatatatattacttatatttttaagttaaaaataactaatataaagtaaaaaataaaatttatattttatctcatacaaaatataaaaaaaattatacacaaaTAACATAGATATCATTTTTCATGTATTTTTGTTCCCAGTAGATTACTTTACCCTAAAGCAGCGGGTTTTGTTACTATTGGGGAATGAGTGGCAGTGAGCCCTATTCttgattaatatataaattataaagaaaaaatatatgtaatttatttttagttagtaaataaatactagttttttatttttatctttttaaatttgaaatttataatttataattaaatatttagagTAAAAgacttatatataatttaaaataaataaaaaactttaaaaaatagttGATATTGAct
Encoded here:
- the LOC112751770 gene encoding heat stress transcription factor B-2a; this encodes MTPPPPTPVDTSDSPATGGESQRSIPTPFLTKTYQLVEDQSIDDVISWNDDGSTFIVWNPTVFARDLLPKYFKHNNFSSFVRQLNTYGFRKVVPDRWEFSNDCFRRGEKRLLCEIQRRKISTPSPSPSPTAAGIATATVAVPSPMPLTAIPTAMPIISPSNSGDEQVISSSSSPSRAPAELLDENERLRKENVQLTKELAEMRSLCNNIFSLMSNYATTNAATTTTTNNSNSNQINGSAQGSRDSAFTAVRPLDLMPVKRSSSGEPWTETATAMMVEEMNPKLFGVAIGAKRAREGGGGGGGGEGGGGGGGGGGGGGGSAGGREGEEDTLLRLHQPGYADVKSEPLDCQNHRDNSSNQETPWLNQCHRANQRVCN